Proteins from one bacterium genomic window:
- the acpS gene encoding holo-ACP synthase, whose translation MIRGIGVDVVEVDRIRRATARWGDGFLSRVFTAGERRHAGASRTSAERLAGRFAAKEAVMKALGLGWRRMAWREIEIEGDPLGRPVVRLTGRAAQVAADLGVQAWFVSISHTRDLAVAHAVAE comes from the coding sequence ATGATTCGCGGCATCGGGGTCGACGTCGTCGAGGTGGACCGCATCCGGCGCGCCACCGCGCGCTGGGGCGACGGCTTTCTCTCGCGGGTCTTCACCGCGGGCGAGCGACGGCATGCCGGCGCGTCGCGGACCTCGGCGGAACGGCTGGCCGGCCGGTTCGCGGCCAAAGAGGCGGTGATGAAGGCCCTCGGCCTCGGGTGGCGGCGCATGGCCTGGCGCGAGATCGAGATCGAAGGCGATCCGCTCGGCCGCCCCGTCGTCCGCCTCACCGGCCGGGCCGCGCAGGTCGCGGCCGACCTCGGCGTTCAGGCGTGGTTCGTGTCCATCTCGCACACTCGAGATCTCGCCGTCGCGCACGCCGTCGCCGAGTGA
- a CDS encoding Trm112 family protein, with protein sequence MIDKELLDILACPVCKTPVTQDGDRLVCGKCGRRYPIRDGIPVMLVDEADLRPA encoded by the coding sequence ATGATCGACAAGGAACTTCTCGACATCCTGGCATGCCCGGTGTGCAAGACCCCGGTGACGCAGGACGGCGACCGGCTCGTCTGCGGCAAGTGCGGACGCCGCTACCCGATCCGGGACGGCATCCCGGTGATGCTCGTCGACGAGGCGGATCTACGCCCGGCCTGA
- a CDS encoding NAD(P)H-hydrate dehydratase, with protein sequence MKLPTPTEMASLEQRALEAASVTVAALMERAGARTADVARRLLEGRGGRHVVVLAGKGNNGGDGLVAARDLAGDARVTVMLAGPAAELGGGPAAHLPSVRERHIPVIEATGLSPAEIDAALRGCDLIVDALFGTGFHGPARGVPAELIEAADRSGTPILAVDVPSGIDAATGAAERPVIQAAATVTMGLPKLGLVQYPAAACAGRLFVADIGLPEEIVDEAPIRSEFIRAAWVDRAFPRRRADGHKGTYGHVFVVAGARGFTGAAVLAARGAIRGGAGLVTVALPESLVTVPTASLPEAMALPLPETGAGTLSEAAEGVIREAVSAVDGRRPAVVAMGPGLTTHPEVVAVVRRLLPSLGGPIVADADALNALAGNIAPLREASGPVVITPHPGELARLMGSSIGEIQRDRVEAARAAAASVRAVTVLKGARTVVASPDGRVGIVPNGNGAMATGGTGDVLTGVVAALLAQGLPPWEAAVCAAYLHGLAGDLAAPGELGLLSHEVADAVPRALRQVRAGSVDEGITDVR encoded by the coding sequence ATGAAGCTCCCGACGCCCACAGAAATGGCATCGCTCGAGCAGCGGGCGCTGGAGGCGGCCAGCGTCACGGTCGCGGCGCTGATGGAGCGGGCCGGCGCGCGCACGGCCGACGTGGCCCGGCGCCTGCTGGAAGGCCGGGGCGGCCGGCACGTGGTGGTGCTGGCCGGCAAGGGGAACAACGGCGGCGACGGACTCGTCGCCGCGCGCGATCTCGCCGGAGACGCGCGGGTCACGGTGATGCTGGCCGGGCCCGCCGCCGAGCTCGGCGGCGGGCCCGCGGCGCATCTCCCGTCCGTTCGCGAACGCCACATCCCGGTGATCGAGGCCACGGGCCTGTCCCCCGCCGAGATCGACGCCGCGCTTCGCGGCTGCGACCTCATCGTCGACGCGCTCTTCGGCACCGGCTTCCACGGACCGGCCCGCGGGGTCCCCGCCGAGTTGATCGAGGCGGCCGATCGTTCCGGCACGCCGATCCTCGCGGTCGACGTGCCCTCCGGCATCGACGCGGCGACGGGCGCCGCGGAGCGGCCGGTGATCCAGGCGGCGGCGACGGTCACGATGGGCCTCCCCAAACTCGGGCTCGTGCAGTATCCGGCCGCGGCCTGCGCCGGCCGGCTCTTCGTCGCGGACATCGGGCTGCCCGAAGAGATCGTCGACGAGGCGCCGATCCGCTCGGAGTTCATCCGCGCCGCGTGGGTGGACCGGGCGTTTCCCCGGCGCCGCGCCGACGGCCACAAAGGCACCTACGGCCACGTGTTTGTCGTCGCGGGGGCCCGCGGCTTCACCGGCGCCGCGGTTCTTGCGGCTCGGGGCGCGATCCGCGGCGGGGCGGGCCTCGTGACCGTGGCGCTGCCGGAGTCGCTCGTCACGGTGCCCACCGCGTCGCTGCCCGAGGCGATGGCGCTGCCGCTGCCGGAGACCGGCGCCGGCACGCTGAGTGAGGCGGCCGAGGGCGTGATCCGCGAGGCCGTCTCGGCCGTCGACGGCCGGCGCCCCGCGGTCGTCGCGATGGGGCCCGGCCTCACGACGCATCCCGAGGTGGTCGCCGTCGTGCGCCGGCTGCTGCCCTCGCTCGGCGGCCCGATCGTGGCGGACGCCGACGCGCTCAACGCGCTGGCGGGGAACATCGCGCCGCTGCGCGAGGCCTCCGGGCCGGTCGTGATCACACCGCATCCCGGCGAGCTCGCGCGGCTGATGGGGTCCTCGATCGGCGAGATTCAGCGCGACCGCGTCGAGGCGGCGCGCGCCGCGGCCGCGTCCGTCCGCGCGGTGACGGTGTTGAAGGGCGCGCGCACCGTGGTGGCCTCCCCGGACGGCCGCGTCGGCATCGTGCCGAACGGCAACGGCGCGATGGCGACGGGGGGAACGGGGGACGTGCTGACCGGCGTCGTGGCGGCCTTGCTTGCGCAGGGGCTGCCGCCGTGGGAGGC